Below is a genomic region from Granulicella sp. L56.
GGTCTTCACCAACCTGATCACAAACGCCGCCGAAGCAGCCGGTCCCGGAGGCAAGGTAAGCGTCAGCCTCAGGCCACAGCCGGCGCTTTCCATCGACGGCCACAAGCAGGTGGCCGGAGCCACGGTAACGATTGCCGACAACGGCCTCGGCGTTCCGGCCGAAGTGCAACCGCACCTCTTCCAGCCCTTCTTCACCACCAAGGGCGAGCGCGGCACCGGCCTCGGCCTTTGGGTCAGCCGCGGCATCGTCACCAAACACGGGGGCACCATCGAGCTGGCCAGCGAAACCGGCGAAGCCACTCACGGCACCTCCGTAAGCGTCTTTCTCGCCACCAAGCCCACCATCAACGCAGGCGGCGACTAACACGCGATCTGCATGGGCCATGGTCTTCGTACTCACCTCGCATCCCTGCACGAAGAGCTGTCAAGTCCCCCATCGATCGCACGTTCCACGCAAACATAACAAAATAAATACCTTATACCCATAAAATAAATCCGCAAAAGCTGCAAAACAGTTTATCCCCATTCGTTAAAATGAAATCAGACTTAGAAAGAAGGCAAAAGGCCCAGCCGCAACGCCGGGCCTAACTCATTTAGATCGAATATTTTGCCTCTAAGCCATAAAGAATCAATATTTTGCAAACTTAAATTCACGTAAAATACTGATTCATTGAGAGATAAGGTAAAAGTACCCCCGGGGGGTGGGGGTCCCAAAAAGAGCTTAGAAAGTCTGCAGTGTCTCCGTCACAACGGCAGCCGCTCTCACGCAAGCTTCGTGGTCAACGTCATAGTGCGTCACAAACCGAACAGCATCAGGCCCAATCGCGCTCGCGAGAACGTCCTTCTCTCGCAGTTCCCGGCAGAACGCAGTCGCATCACCATCACGAAGATTGAAGATGACGATATTGGTCTCGACCGCATCCAAGTCGATCTCGGCATTCGGCTCAGCCGCAACCGCTTCTGCCAGCAGACGAGCATTGGCATGGTCGTCAACCAGCCGCGCCGTCATCTCATGCAGAGCGACCAGACCGGCAGCAGCCAGCACGCCGACCTGTCGCATCCCGCCGCCGAGCGCCTTGCGAAAGGCACGAGCACGCTCCATCGCCTCTCTGCTGCCCACCAGCATTGAGCCCGCCGGAGCGCCCAGCCCCTTCGACAGGCAGAACATCACCGTATCGCAGCCCTCGGTAAGCTTCGCTACGCCAACGCCAAGCGCCACCGAAGCATTGAAGATCCGCGCTCCATCAAGATGCACCGGCAGACCAGCCTCATGCGCTCCCTCGCAGATCTCGCGCATCCGAACCAGTGGCGTAACCGTTCCGCCAGCCATGTTGTGCGTGTTCTCAAGGCAGACCAGACCCGTCTGAGCGCGGTAATAGATCTTCGGCCCAATCGCCTGGCTGATCTGTTCCCATGTCAGGACACCGCGTTCCCCGGCAACGGGACGCAGTTGACACCCGGAAAACGCCGCAGCCATGGCCATCTCCCAGTCGAGCACATGCGCCCGCGCCTCGCAGATGACCTCCTGCCCATGCTGCGTATGCAGGCGAATGGCGATCTGGTTCCCCATCGTGCCGGTCGGAACAAAAAGCGCAGTCTCCCTGCCAAACATGGCAGCGGCATCGCTCTCCAGCCGATTGACGGTAGGATCTTCTCCATACACGTCGTCACCGACCTCGGCGGTAAACATAGCCTCGCGCATCGCAGGCGTCGGCCTGGTAACAGTGTCACTCCGCAGATCGATCATAAAACTCCTCTTCTGAACTTATGCGGCGGAGGTAACCAGCAATCGACTGAAGACCTCATTCGAGACCATGCGACCTCGTGCTGTCAGGCGAATGCGATCAGTCTCTAACTCCAGCAAGCCAGCCTCACGAACCTCCAGCAGCGCAGGCATCGCATCCTGAACCATCGCCTCGCCAAACTGTCCGCGCAGCAGACGAAGGCTGACGCCCTCATTGAGCCGCAGCCCAAGAAAAAGCGCCTCTTCAAAAGCCTGCTCAACGCCAATCACATCGAAATCCGGCTCAGCAGCGCTCTTCGAGACCTGACGAAAAGTCGACTCAGGCTTATTCATATAAGCGTCCATCTCGCTCGTATTCGCAAAACGTACTGCGCCGACATCCGTCAGCAGCATGGAGTGCGCATCGAGGCCAAAGCCGATATAAGGCAGACGCTGCCAATACTTGAGGTTGTGACGCGAAGCATGGCCCCGGCGCGCAAAGTTCGAGATCTCATACTGCTCCAGACCGGCAATCTCGAACTGCTCGCAAGCCATCTGGTACCAATCGGCGCTCTCATCCTCGGAAGGAACAGCCGACGCATGGTAACGCGTCCCTTTGGCGAGAACCTCTTCACCCAGGCGCGACTCTTCATCGACCTCCAGCATGTAAACGCTGACGTGCTGGACTTTACTGGCAATAGCCTGCTCCAGCGAATACTGCCAGCTCTCCCGCGTCTGGTAGGGAAGCCCTGCGATCAGATCGATGCTGATGTCCCCAACCCCAGCGTTGCGAACCCGCGCAATCTCCGCCTCGCACTCCAGCCGCGTGTGCAATCGGCCAACCGCTGCCGTCTCGCGATCCACAAAGGATTGCACCCCAAAGCTGACGCGGTTCATGCCCAGCCGCAGCAGTTCGTCCAGCGTCTCGTCTGCAAGTTGTCCCGGAGCGCACTCGAGCGTTATCTCAGCGTCCCGCGCCAACTCAAACTCGTCGCGCAGACGTTGAAACATCTGGCGAAACTGCGCCGCGCTCAGCAAACTCGGCGTTCCGCCGCCAAAGTAGATCGAATCCACCAGCTCTGGCAATCGCGCCCCGGACTTCATTGCCGCATCCCGCGCCGCGTCAATCTCATCACACACACGGTCAACATAGTGCTGCATCCGGTCAGCGGCGAACACTCCCGAGGCAAAGTTGCAGAAGGTACACTTCGCCTTGCAGAAAGGGACCGAGATGTAGACTCCAGCCGTTGTAACCATTTTGCCGAAAACGCCTCAAACAATTGTTTCACGAAGGCTGCTTCAGACGGCAGTAAGCCTTCTATGCTGCAAGAGGTGACTAAGAGGTAAGACTATGCTGCGATTTCGCCCACTCGCTACTGTCGATGTTCTTCTATTCATGCTTGTCCTGATCTCCGGACAAGCCACCGCTCAAACCGCGCCGCAGCGCTCTCCTGTTCTGGTGGAGCTGTTTACCTCGGAAGGCTGTTCAAGCTGCCCGCCTGCCGATGCCCTGCTTGCAAAGCTTGAGCAGGTCCAGCCAATCGCCGGTACAGAGATCATCGCGCTTGGCGAGCACGTCGACTATTGGGATCAGCTTGGCTGGCACGACCGCTTTTCTTCGCATCAATATACAGAGCGGCAAAATCAGTACCGCTTCCGCTTCCATCTGGACGATGTCTACACGCCGCAGATGGTCATCGACGGCACCGAGCCGTTTGTCGGCAACGACGCGCCCCATATCGTTCGCGCCATCAGCAGTGCAGGCAATACAGCCAAGATCAACCTCGCGCTCTCAAAGGCAGCCGTGGAGGGAAGCCGCGTCTCGTTTACGGTCTCCAGTTCAACCCCACCGAATTTGCTCTCCAACGCAGACCTTTATGCCGCGCTCGTCGATCCTACCGACACGACAAATGTCCAACGCGGCGAAAACAAGGGGCAGGTTCTCCATCATGCTGCTGTGGTTCGATCGCTGCAAAAGATCGGCAAGCTGAACGACCTAGCATCGGGCCCGTTGCACGCACAGCTCGTTGCTCCAGCAAATTCGGAGCCTGCAACCATGCGGATTGTTGTATTTGCACAACGTCCGGACGAGGGCGCTGTCGTGGGCGCAGTTTCCATGCCTGCGCGTCAATAACTAGAGAATCCTGCTCTCGCCCCAAGCATCTAGAATAGAGATACTTAGATGGCTGACGAACAGAACTCAAAAAAAGCGAAAAAAGAAGCCGCGAAGAAGGCATTGCACGACGACGACATCGTAGGTAAAGCCTATGACGGTCGTCTTATGCGCCGTCTTCTGACCTATTTGCGCCCCTACAAGCTGCAGGTTGCGTTCTCCGCCATCGCCATCATCTTCAAAGCCGCAACCGATGTTGTTGGCCCGTATCTGGTCAAAGTTGCGGTCGATACTTACATGACGAAGACGCCGCCGGAAAAACTCTCCTGGCTGGCCCACCACCTCAGTCCAAAACCGATGGCAGGCATCACCCAGCTCGGCCTGCTCTACCTCAGCGCGCTGCTGATTACCTACGTTCTCGAATTCGTTCAGACCTACCTGATGCAGTGGACCGGTCAGAAGATCATGTTCGATCTGCGGAGCCAGATCTTCCGCCATCTTCAGCGCATGCATCCCGGCTTCTTCGACCATAATCCCGTCGGCAAGCTCGTCACCCGCGTCACCTCCGACGTGGACGCGCTGAACGAGATGTTCACCTCGGGCGTCCTCGCCATCTTCGAAGACATCTTCGTCCTGGCCTTCATCGTCATCATCATGCTGCGCATGAGCTGGCCGCTCGCTCTGCTGACGCTGGCCGTTATCCCTGCGATTCTCTACATCACCGGCATCTTCCGCAAGCATGTGCGCGAGAGCTACCGCCGCATCCGTTCGGCCATCGCCAAGATCAACAGCTACATGCAGGAACATGTCAGCGGCATGTCTATCGTGCAGCTCTTCAACCGCGAGCAGCATGCCTTCGACGAGTTTGCCTCGGTCAATCGCCTACACATGAACGCCTTCAAAGACGCCATCTTCGCCTACGCCCTCTACTATCCAGCAGTCGAGCTGCTCAGCTCCGTCGCCATCGCTCTGGTCGTGTGGCGCGGCGGCATGGGTGCCCTCTTCACCGGCGCTCCTCTCGCCGCAGGACTGCCGTTCTACGAGTACCTCCTGCATCCAATGCGCGCACCGGGCGCGACGATCACGCTCGGCGTTCTCATCGCATTCATCCAGTACGCGCAGCGCTTCTTCCGCCCCATTCAGGACCTCAGCGAGAAGTACAACATCCTGCAAGCGGCCATGGCCGCCAGCGAACGCGTCTTCAAGCTGCTGGACTCTGAACCCGAGATCCTCTCGCCCCCGAAACCCATCGAAGGCGACCGCTCTGGACGCGTAGAGTTCCGCAACGTCTGGTTTACCTATCAGACCCTCGATGAGGCCCAGCGCCTTCGCGTGGCATCGGCAACCGAAGACGAGTTGCGCGGCTATGCCGACATCGAGTGGATCCTCTGCGGCGTCAGCTTCGTCGTCGAGCCGAACGAGACCGCCGCTATCGTCGGCCACACCGGCGCGGGCAAGACGACCATCATCAGCCTGATGATGCGCTTCTACGATATTCAACGCGGTAGCATTCTTGTAGACGGCATCGACGTACGCCAGCAGGATATGCACGCCCTCCGTCGCCGCTTCGCCGTCGTGCTGCAAGACCCCTTCCTCTTCACCGGCACCATCGCAGACAATATTCGCCTCGGCTCCAAGTGGGTCACGGACGAGCGACTGCAGCGCGCCGCCGACGAGGTCAATGTGGGCGACTTCATCCGCTCTCTCCCTCTGCAATTCGCCGAACCTGTTCAGGAGCGCGGAGCCACTCTTTCCACCGGCCAGAAGCAGCTCATCAGCTTTGCCCGTGCGCTGGCCCACGATCCCGGAATCCTCATTCTGGACGAGGCCACCTCTTCGGTCGACACCGACACAGAACTCCGCGTGCGCGGCGCACTCTCACGCATGGTCACAGGGCGAACCTCCATCCTCATCGCCCATCGGCTGTCCACGATTCAGCGGGCTGATACTATCCTGGTCATGCACAAGGGACAGTTGCGCGAGCGCGGCACCCATCAGGAGCTGCTCACACATCGCGGCCTCTATTGGAAGCTCTACCAGTTGCAATACAAAGACCAGGAGATGCCGGCAGATGCCGCGCTGCCCTCCCAGCTTTCTGACGCAGTTCTCCCCTGATAGAGTAGTCAAGCGAACAAGAGACGAACGTGGCAGAAAGCAATCCATCTCCGCGCATCTTTCTCTCCGCCGGTGAAGCCAGCGGGGACTACTACGGCGCTCAAATCATCGACGAGCTGCGCACCCGTCTGCCCCAGCTCACCTGTTTCGGCCTCGGTGGCACCGAGATGGCAGTCGCCGGACTCGACCGCATCGTCCGCGCCGAGGATGTGGCGCACATGGGCATCACCGAAGTCATCCGCCATATGCCGCGTATCTATGGCGAGTACCGGCGCCTGGTCGCATCCATCAAAAAACGACGTCCCGACGTTGCCATTCTCATCGACTTCCCAGACGTCAACTTCCGGCTCGCCCGCACACTTCGCAAGCTGAACATCCCGGTTGTGTATTTCGTAAGCCCTCAGCTTTGGGCGTGGAAGCGGAAGCGTCTGCGCTGGGTACAGCAGCGCGTCAGCCGCATGATGGTCATCTTCCCCTTTGAGGAGAGCTTCTATCGTGCGCGCAACGTCGATGCCACCTTCGTCGGTCACCCGCTGGCACAACTGCCGCTGCCCGACATCACCCGAGCGGAGTACGCCACAAAATATGCGCTCGACCCTGCGAAAAACTGGATTGCCCTGCTTCCCGGCAGCCGACGCAAAGAGGTGCAGCTCAACCTGCCCGAGATGCTGCACGCAGCCGCTATCCTGAACGCTCAGGGCAAATATGAGTTCGTCATCCCGGTGGCCTCAACGGTAAACAACTCGTACCTTCTCAACTTTCTGCAAGACCCCATCTACTACAGCGCAACCAAGCCGAGAGTTACCCTGGTCGACGACGCGCGCGAGGCGCTTCACCATGCCCGCGCCAGTATCGTCGCCAGCGGCACAGCTACCGTACAGGCGACCGTCATCGGAAACCCCTTCATCGTGGTCTATCGGGTCTCTCCGTTTACCTTTGGTCTCGCCCGCCGCCTTATCCGCTATCCGCTTGAGATCCCGACTGAAAAGGACAAGGACGGCAATCTCCCCATCGCCATGGTCAATCTCGTGGCGGGCAAGCGCATCGTGCCCGAACTGCTGCAGACCCGCTTTACCGCAGAAAACGTTGCGGCAACCCTCGCCCCTCTCCTGGCCGACAGCCCTCAGCGCGAGCAGATGCTTATAGACCTCGCCGAGGCACACTTCAAGCTGCTTCCAGCCTCAGGATCAGGCTCTATCTTTCAGGTTTGCGACGCCGTGGAAGCCCTGTTGGGACAGACCCCAGCCGCAAGTGGCCGAATTTCAGCGACAAGCGTCTAACATCACGAAGGCTGTACCATTATTTTTTGAGGATCTTCGCCCGACATGCACCTACCCTCCCGGTATCTTCGAGTTCTGGCCACGGCCGTGTTTCCCGCGTGCATTCTCGCGGCTCCCCTATGGGCAGCGCCCGCCAGACCTCAAATGCACGTCACCGGCTACGTCATCACGGCCGACCTCGATCCTGCGGTGCATCACCTCACGGCGACGGCCGCCGTAACCTTTACGGCGCTTGAAGATCTCACCTCGCCCATCTTCGAGCTGAACAACGGGCTGCAGATCACCAAGGTCACAGACGCAAGTGGCAAGCCGCTCGAATCGGAGCGCCTCACCGGCAACAGCACCGTGCGCTTTACCCTGGCCACGCCGATTCCCAAGGGAACCAGCACCACCTATAACTTTGAATACTCCGGCACGCTGACCGGCTCCGATACCAGCCCGGTCAGCGGAATCAAGCTGGCCTCGATCGACGATCCCATCAGCATTCTGCTGTATCCCGGCGCATGGTTCCCCATGACCGGCCTGTACACCGACCGCTTCACCGCCGAAATGCACATCCGCGTGCCTTCCGACGAACGGGTAGTCGGCAGCGGAGTCGCTGGGCAGAAAAACCTCCCCGGCAATCGCACCGAATACGATTTCAATTGGACCAAGCCCGGCTTTCCCGGAACCATCATCGCCGGTAAATTTCTGGATCCTGCCGGCATATCGGGCGTCAACAACATCCACGTCTACGTCACCGACAAGCGCAAGCCCTTCGCCCTCGACTTCGCTCACACAGCCGACAGGGAGTTTGAGTTTATGACCAGCAAGTTCGGTCAGCCAGAGTCCCCCATCCTGAACCTCGTGGAGCTGCCGGACGATGCTGTCTCAGCTGCCTGGGCACCGGAGGTTGTGGCAATCGGAGGCGGTCGCATCGCTGCACGCAATGCCCAACGGCTCATCTCCAACACCATCGCACATCAATGGTGGGGCAGCGAGGTCTCTCCCGCGACCATGAACGACGCCTGGATCACCAATGGCATGTCGCGCTATGCCGAGCTGATGTATCTCGAAGATTCAGCCGGGAAGACCGCATTTCAGTCCGCTATCACTGATGTCTCGGCAGGCGCTCTGGCCTACGATACGGTTCCGCTGACCACTCTCGGACGCCTCGATCCGTTCTCGCCACAGTTCCAGTCCATGACCCTCGAAAAAGGTGCGATGGTCTTCCATATGCTCCGCTGGGAGATGGGCGACGACACCTTTACCCAGTTCCTCCGCGGCCTGCTCTCGCAGTACACCGACAAATCGATACGCAGCTCCGATGTGCAAACCGTCGCCGAAGCCCAGTCGCATCTGCAACTGACTCCCTTCTTCTCGCAGTGGATCGATGGCACGGGAGCACCGGCCTTTGGAGACAAGTACACCGTCTTTCGTCTGGGCGACAATAAGGGCTTTCGTACCGTCGGCGCCATCACTCAGGACCTCGACCTCTTTAGTATGCCGGTGGAGCTGCGCATCGAAACTGACGGAAAGACCGAGATCAAGCGCATCGTCGTAAGCGGCAACGAGTCCCAATATTCCATCGAAACCTTTGGCCGTCCTCGCCATATCGGTATCGATCCAGACAACTGGTTGCTGAAGAGCACACCCGATCTTGCTGTGCGCGTGGCCGTCTTACGCGGGCAGGAGCAGGTCGCGCAGGGCGATCTCACCGCCGCTCTGGTTGAGTACCAGAAGGCCCTCGACGCCAATAAGAACAGTTCGCTCGCCGCCTACCGTATCGGCGAAGTCTTCTTCATGCAGCGCAACTATCAGTCCGCGGCAAACTCCTTCCGCGATGCTCTGCGCGGAGACGGCGACCCCAGATGGGTCGAAGTCTGGAGCCACATCGAACTGGGTCGCATCTTCGACCTGACGGGCCAGCGCGATCGAGCCGTCAACGAATATCGCCTCGCTGTACAGACCAATGACAACACCCAGGGTGCGATCAACGAGGCACGCGCGCTGATGCAGAAACCGTACAAGCGCCCGGCCGAGCAAGATTAATCAGACGAAGGTTTGACGCGTTACGTTATTCATACCTGAGCGCCTCAATGGGATCGAGATTGGCCGCCTGTATCGCCGGAATCATTCCGCTCACGGTCCCTACGATGACGAGAACGACGGTCGCCAGGATCACAATATGCGGCGAGATCAGCAGATAGATATCCGCCGCACTCGCATTGGCCGCAATCGCACTATAGAACGTGATGCCTCCCACGACTTTACTGACTCCATAGGCCAGGGCAATGCCCGCTACTCCACCAACTCCGGTAATCACCAGGGCTTCGGCAAGAAATTGCAGCAGGATATGGCGCTTCCGTGCCCCCAGTGCCTTCTCCACGCCAATCTCTCTCGTCCGCTGTTGCACGCTGACCAGCATAATGTTCATCAGCCCAATACCGGCGATGCCCAGCGTCAGCGTTCCGATAAAGAGCAGCAGCACCTGCAATCCCAGCGATATGATGCGGAACTGCGCGAGCTGCTCCATGATGTTGGCCACCCAGATCGCGTTGTGGTCTGTTGGCCGAAAGGCGTGCGATGCTGCGAGCGTATTTCGCAAGGCGTGCTCCACGGCCTTCGGGTCGCCACGATAGTTGAACCAGATGCCGTCGAGATATTTGGCATCTTTGATATCGCCCATGGTTGAAAACGGGATGTAAGTAAGGCGATTGATGTTGTCATCGCCCTCCTGCATCTTGGGTTTCAGAACACCGATCACTTCAAAGCTGATACCGTTCAACCGGATTGTCTGGCCCAAAGCGAAGATGCCGGAGTAGAGCTTCGACTTTGCCTGCGACCCAATGACCGCAACATGGTTTCGCTGTTGCAGATCGGCTTCTGTCAGAAACCGTCCCTCGGCCAGATCCATCTTCTGAATGTCCTGAATCTCGGGGGAGACGCCATCCACCTCCCACGTATAGGTGTGCAGATCGTTCTGCACCGGAACTGACTTCCAGAGCATGGGCGACGTATGCAGAACGCCGGGAACTGTCTCCCGGATGCGCTCCACATCTTCCATCTTGAGGCGAACCGGTACACCAGCCTTGGTGCCGCCCGCCTGCTCGCTGGTGGTGCCGGGAAAGACGCCGATCATGTTGGTGCCGAACTGAGCGAAGATCGTCTCGAAGGCGCGCCCGAAGCCTGCGCCGTAGGCCAACAGAAGAACCACCGTGGCAATGCCCCACGCCATGCCGACGATGGTGATGGCGGTCCGCCGTCCGTTGTACTGCATCGCTTCCATCGCTTGTCCAAAGATATCTCGCAGCATCGCCTTACTCCTTGCGCAGCGCCTCAACCGGCTGCATCCTCGCTGCTCGGCTCGCCGGATAGATGCCAGCGATTACGCCGCAAAGCACAAGTGTGCCCATCGCCATCGCCGCCGACCATGGCACCAGCCGCGGTGGATCGAATCCCATTTGGTTGTCTCCCATCGCATGTCCCAGCACCAGCATCAGCGTGGCCGCGCCCGCGATTCCGATCAGACCGCTGATTCCGGTCAACATGATGCCTTCTAGAAAAAACTGTATCAAGATACTGCGATTAGTCGCTCCCAGCGCCTTGCGCAAGCCAATCTCCTTGGTACGTTCCGTCACCGTAACCAGCATGATGTTGATAATGCCAACCGCGCCCAGCGCGAGGGTAACGATCCCCACCCCCCCGAGAAAGACATCCATTGCCGTGAAGATCAGGCCGACGGTCTTATTTGCCTTGATAGTGTCCCACTCTTCGAATGCATCCGTCAGGCTTGGATCAAAATCATGCCGCTTCGCAATAATGCGATGCACGTCCATCTTCGCAGCCTCATTCATGTCCTCGGCCGTGGGCTGATATTGGATGGAGGTAATAGCATCGGCGGGAATATTTTCGCCGAGAATCGGAAAGAGCTCGAGCATCGTCGACAGCGGAATATAGACCCTCTGGTTGTCGCTATCGTTATTGCCTCGCCCGATCTTGGGTGCGACGCCAATTACCTGAAAACGATATCCATTCAGCGTGATGAAAGACCCGACCGAAGGCCGTCCCGGAAACAGCAGCTTATTATTTTTTTGCCCCAGAAATACGACCTGCCGATGTTGCGCCTCGTCGCCGGCGTCGATCCAGCGGCCTTCGGCGACGGGAAGCTTGCGAATCTGAGGGTAGTTCGGCTCTGCACCCAGAACTGAGCCGCCCGCGCTTGAAAACTCGCTGACCTCCTTCAGATCGCCGCGATCGATGAACGCCGTCGCATTGCGAACATGGGACGCCTCTGCACGAATCGCCTCGGCATCGCTCAACGTCAGCTTGTAGGGCCGCATGCCCGTATGCTGGTTCGGCAGCGCGGGCACAGTCCCGCTGAAGAGCATGATGACGTCCGATCCCAGCTCAGACAGTCCTCGGCGCTGCCCCGAGCGGAATCCCTCCCCCAACCCGATCAGCAGCAGCAAGGAAGCCACACCCCATGCGATGCCGAACATCGTGAGGAACGATCGCAGCTTGTTAGCTCCGATCGATTGGAATACCTGGGCAAAGATGTCGAGAAGGGCGCGCATGACGATGGTTGGACTTCATTCTCCACCTTACGTTACGCAAATCCCAATCAAACAGTTCCGAATTCTGATTTATTTACTGATTTCTACGAGGCAGCTTGCGTCTGGTTTTTCATCAGCACGGGAACGTCAGGATCTGGCTCATTCTGCACATTCATGCGCAGCGAACGCAAAAAGTCACCTGTCGCCGCCAGTGTGGCTGCATCGGCAGATGCCGGGTACAGCAGACGCACCGCTGACCCCAAGCCTGCGACACCCGTGAAACCTCCACGCACGGCAAAACACCGCTCAGGACGATACACGCACGACGCCAGGTCCGTAATGCTCAAGGCGTCACTAGGCGTACACAGAATCGTCTTTGGCGGAGCCATCCGGTCGACCATGCTGAAGATCTCCAGCTTCGATTCCAACTCATCTGGAACAAAATCGACGGCAATATCCGCCACGCGGACGGCGTCTTCGACAGTCAAAGCGAGGTCGAGGCTGCCCGGAGAATCGCGCAGGTCCATCTCGGCAAAATCCGCCTCAGCCCGGCGAAGATTTGCCGGCATCACATCTTCGAGCACCACATGAAATCCAGCGGCAACACAAGCCAGCGCAAAGCTACGGCCAGCCGTCCCAGCCCCTATCACCGCCACCGTCCGTATCTCGAACGGTGACGGGGAAATTGCTGGCTGCATTATTTTTTGCTCGCGACTGCGTTGATAACCGACTCGTAGCTCGGTTCAGACTGCTTGATGTGCTCGGAAACTCGTTGACGCTCATCCTCGGTCAGCGACGGCAGCACCGCAAGAATGCGGCGCAGCGTAACCGAAATATCGTCAACATAGTTCATCGTGCGGATGGCTTCGCCAGAAAGAGGCATGTACGCTCCTGAAAAGTTTAATGTGCTCTTCTTCAGTCTAAACGCTGGAGCCCGGCTCTGCCCGTTTATGGGCCTCGTCCTGCGGCTCACCTGCCGCAGGACCCTCTTTCGGCGCTTCATAGCCATCGCGGTCCGTCATCTCCATCAGCGCCGCCAGCTTGACAGCAAAATCCGGATGCAGCGCATTCAACCCATAGCGCCACGTCCAGTTCCCCGCCCCGGCTGCGGGGGTATTCATCCGGCCCTCGCTGCCGAGGTGCAACACATCCTGCATCGGGAAGATGCAGAGATTCGCCACCGATCTCGCCGCCGCACGCATCATAGCCCATACGATATCGCCCTCGTGTTCAATTGTTTGCAGATAAGTCTGCGCGTGGGTCTTTTCCATCTCACTGGCATCGTCGCGCCACCAGCCCAGCGTGGTGTTATTGTCGTGCGTTCCTGTATAAACCACTGTGTTCTGAATAAAACGATGCGGAAGGTAGAGATGGCTACCCCGATCCGAAAAGCCAAACTGAAGAATTCGCATTCCCGGCATACCAAAGTGCTCACGAAGCTCATCTACCTCCGGGGTAATCAAGCCAAGGTCTTCTGCGACAAACGGCAGATCGCCGAATACCTCTCTCAGCCGATTGAATAGTTCATGTCCGGGTGCCTTCACCCACAGGCCGCTGATCGCCGTCGGTTCATCGGCCGGAATCGACCAATATGCCTCGAAGCCACGAAAGTGGTCCAGCCTAATTGAGTCATAGAGCGTCAATGCACGTCGAATCCGTGCCACCCACCAGTCAAATCCCCGCTCCTTCATCAGGTCCCACTTGTACAGCGGATTCCCCCAGCGCTGGCCCGTGACCGAAAAATAATCCGGCGGCACACCCGACACCCGCGTCGGCTTCAGATCATCGTCCAGCTCAAATATCTCAGGATGCGTCCACACATCGGCACTGTCGTAATTCACAAAGATAGCGACATCGCCCAGAATGCGAACCTTCCGCTCTGCGCAGTACGACCGCAGCGCACACCACTGTTCGTTGAAAAAGAACTGAATGGCCTGCTCGA
It encodes:
- a CDS encoding M1 family aminopeptidase; its protein translation is MHLPSRYLRVLATAVFPACILAAPLWAAPARPQMHVTGYVITADLDPAVHHLTATAAVTFTALEDLTSPIFELNNGLQITKVTDASGKPLESERLTGNSTVRFTLATPIPKGTSTTYNFEYSGTLTGSDTSPVSGIKLASIDDPISILLYPGAWFPMTGLYTDRFTAEMHIRVPSDERVVGSGVAGQKNLPGNRTEYDFNWTKPGFPGTIIAGKFLDPAGISGVNNIHVYVTDKRKPFALDFAHTADREFEFMTSKFGQPESPILNLVELPDDAVSAAWAPEVVAIGGGRIAARNAQRLISNTIAHQWWGSEVSPATMNDAWITNGMSRYAELMYLEDSAGKTAFQSAITDVSAGALAYDTVPLTTLGRLDPFSPQFQSMTLEKGAMVFHMLRWEMGDDTFTQFLRGLLSQYTDKSIRSSDVQTVAEAQSHLQLTPFFSQWIDGTGAPAFGDKYTVFRLGDNKGFRTVGAITQDLDLFSMPVELRIETDGKTEIKRIVVSGNESQYSIETFGRPRHIGIDPDNWLLKSTPDLAVRVAVLRGQEQVAQGDLTAALVEYQKALDANKNSSLAAYRIGEVFFMQRNYQSAANSFRDALRGDGDPRWVEVWSHIELGRIFDLTGQRDRAVNEYRLAVQTNDNTQGAINEARALMQKPYKRPAEQD
- a CDS encoding ABC transporter permease, which encodes MLRDIFGQAMEAMQYNGRRTAITIVGMAWGIATVVLLLAYGAGFGRAFETIFAQFGTNMIGVFPGTTSEQAGGTKAGVPVRLKMEDVERIRETVPGVLHTSPMLWKSVPVQNDLHTYTWEVDGVSPEIQDIQKMDLAEGRFLTEADLQQRNHVAVIGSQAKSKLYSGIFALGQTIRLNGISFEVIGVLKPKMQEGDDNINRLTYIPFSTMGDIKDAKYLDGIWFNYRGDPKAVEHALRNTLAASHAFRPTDHNAIWVANIMEQLAQFRIISLGLQVLLLFIGTLTLGIAGIGLMNIMLVSVQQRTREIGVEKALGARKRHILLQFLAEALVITGVGGVAGIALAYGVSKVVGGITFYSAIAANASAADIYLLISPHIVILATVVLVIVGTVSGMIPAIQAANLDPIEALRYE
- a CDS encoding ABC transporter permease, encoding MRALLDIFAQVFQSIGANKLRSFLTMFGIAWGVASLLLLIGLGEGFRSGQRRGLSELGSDVIMLFSGTVPALPNQHTGMRPYKLTLSDAEAIRAEASHVRNATAFIDRGDLKEVSEFSSAGGSVLGAEPNYPQIRKLPVAEGRWIDAGDEAQHRQVVFLGQKNNKLLFPGRPSVGSFITLNGYRFQVIGVAPKIGRGNNDSDNQRVYIPLSTMLELFPILGENIPADAITSIQYQPTAEDMNEAAKMDVHRIIAKRHDFDPSLTDAFEEWDTIKANKTVGLIFTAMDVFLGGVGIVTLALGAVGIINIMLVTVTERTKEIGLRKALGATNRSILIQFFLEGIMLTGISGLIGIAGAATLMLVLGHAMGDNQMGFDPPRLVPWSAAMAMGTLVLCGVIAGIYPASRAARMQPVEALRKE
- a CDS encoding 3-hydroxyacyl-CoA dehydrogenase NAD-binding domain-containing protein, giving the protein MQPAISPSPFEIRTVAVIGAGTAGRSFALACVAAGFHVVLEDVMPANLRRAEADFAEMDLRDSPGSLDLALTVEDAVRVADIAVDFVPDELESKLEIFSMVDRMAPPKTILCTPSDALSITDLASCVYRPERCFAVRGGFTGVAGLGSAVRLLYPASADAATLAATGDFLRSLRMNVQNEPDPDVPVLMKNQTQAAS